In one window of Cupriavidus necator N-1 DNA:
- the purL gene encoding phosphoribosylformylglycinamidine synthase, with protein MAHFSCFPGALALSAFRQQRLLTALRQIDADIESVHGQFLHFVDAQTPLSAEEQSRVAALLTYGAPFADPSDGDRFVVIPRFGTISPWASKATDIAHNCGLTHIHRIERGIEITVICKKGLLRGRKTLDADTRAAVAAHLFDRMTETVVASRDDAAGLFQELPAKPLRFIDISAGRSALAAANVEMGLALSEDEIDYLVEAYGKLERNPTDVELMMFAQANSEHCRHKIFNATWTIDGVQQDKSLFAMIRNTHQLNPQGSIVAYSDNSAVMEGDVAERWFPRGDYHKYGRHEALTHTLMKVETHNHPTAISPFPGASTGAGGEIRDEGATGRGAKPKAGLTGFTVSNLMLPEAVESWENDRDAAQPVAHRNPDHKPGVTGKPDRIASPLQIMIDGPLGGAAFNNEFGRANLGGYFRVYEQNVGGTVRGYHKPIMIAGGIGNIDAGHTHKNPLPAGTLLIQLGGPGMRIGMGGGAASSMATGTNTADLDFDSVQRGNPEMERRAQEVINACWQLGDANPILSIHDVGAGGISNAFPELVDGADRGARFDLRQVHLEESGLSPAEIWCNESQERYVLAIAPDSFPQFQAMCQRERSPFAVVGIATEEKQLQLVDASVDAALKEHYAVDMPMDVLLGKPPRMHRDVKRVEEALPAVDVTGISLEQAVRDVLRHPTVASKSFLISIGDRTVGGMNARDQMVGPWQVPVADVAVTTLDYKGNAGEAMTMGERTPLAVINAPASGRMAIGEALTNLAAAPVKDLGKVKLSANWMAACGVEGEDAKLYDTVHAVGMELCPALGISIPVGKDSLSMRTKWQDDGVNKEVVAPVSLIISAFAAVDDVNRTLTPQLRTDAGDTVLIAVDLGRGKNRMAGSILAQVMQQVGDSAPDVDNAEDLKNFFNVIQRLNREGKLLAYHDRSDGGFMAALAEMAFAGHCGVSLNVDMLALDPQQEQDYGDAKNWAQQIAERRNDQTLRALFSEELGAVVQVRMDDRDTVFAVLREAGLSACSHVVGKPNATDQIEVYRDAKKVFGASRTDLQRNWSEVSWRISRLRDNPACADSEYDRLLDAADPGISPVLTFDAAEDIAAPFIAAGARPRVAILREQGVNSQIEMAYSMDRAGFDTHDVHMSDLIAGRANLADFSGFVACGGFSYGDVLGAGEGWAKTILFNAQMAEQFAAFFNRQDTFALGVCNGCQMMSNLAPIIPGAGAWPKFTRNQSEQYEARYVTVEVQSSPSIFFAGMEGSRIPIVVAHGEGFADFSQQGNIDQAHVALRFVDNYGAVTQAYPLNPNGSPDGITSVTTVDGRFTVLMPHPERVFRAATMSWAPDAWKQVADGGSPWMRMFRNARKWVG; from the coding sequence ATGGCGCATTTCTCGTGCTTCCCCGGCGCTTTGGCGCTTTCCGCCTTCCGTCAGCAACGCCTGCTCACCGCCCTGCGGCAGATCGACGCCGATATTGAATCGGTGCATGGACAGTTCCTGCACTTTGTTGACGCACAGACGCCGCTGTCGGCCGAAGAGCAGTCCCGCGTGGCGGCGCTGCTGACCTACGGCGCGCCGTTTGCCGATCCGTCTGACGGCGACCGCTTCGTGGTGATCCCGCGCTTCGGCACGATCTCGCCGTGGGCCAGCAAGGCCACCGACATCGCCCATAACTGCGGCCTGACGCATATCCACCGCATCGAGCGCGGCATCGAGATCACTGTGATCTGCAAGAAGGGCCTGCTGCGCGGCCGCAAGACGCTGGACGCGGACACCCGCGCCGCCGTCGCCGCGCACCTGTTCGACCGCATGACCGAGACCGTGGTCGCCTCGCGTGACGATGCCGCCGGCCTGTTCCAGGAACTGCCGGCCAAGCCGCTGCGCTTTATCGATATCTCCGCCGGGCGCAGCGCGCTGGCCGCGGCCAATGTCGAGATGGGCCTGGCGCTGTCCGAGGACGAGATCGACTACCTGGTCGAGGCCTACGGCAAGCTGGAGCGCAACCCGACCGACGTCGAGCTGATGATGTTCGCGCAGGCCAACAGCGAGCACTGCCGCCACAAGATCTTCAACGCCACCTGGACCATCGACGGCGTGCAGCAGGACAAGTCACTGTTCGCGATGATCCGCAATACGCACCAGCTCAATCCGCAGGGCTCGATCGTGGCCTACTCGGACAACTCGGCGGTGATGGAAGGCGACGTGGCCGAGCGCTGGTTCCCGCGCGGCGATTACCACAAGTACGGCCGCCACGAGGCGCTGACGCACACGCTGATGAAGGTGGAGACGCACAATCACCCGACCGCGATCTCGCCGTTCCCGGGGGCCTCCACCGGCGCCGGCGGTGAAATCCGCGACGAGGGCGCGACCGGCCGCGGCGCCAAGCCCAAGGCCGGCCTGACCGGGTTCACGGTGTCAAACCTGATGCTGCCCGAGGCCGTCGAGTCCTGGGAAAACGACCGCGACGCCGCCCAGCCGGTGGCACACCGCAACCCCGACCACAAGCCCGGCGTGACCGGCAAGCCGGACCGCATCGCCTCGCCGCTGCAGATCATGATCGACGGCCCGCTCGGCGGCGCCGCCTTCAACAATGAATTCGGCCGCGCCAACCTGGGCGGCTACTTCCGCGTCTACGAGCAGAACGTGGGCGGGACCGTGCGCGGCTACCACAAGCCGATCATGATCGCGGGCGGCATCGGCAATATCGACGCCGGGCACACGCACAAGAATCCGCTGCCGGCCGGCACGCTGCTGATCCAGTTGGGCGGCCCGGGCATGCGCATCGGCATGGGCGGCGGCGCCGCCAGCTCGATGGCGACCGGTACCAATACCGCCGACCTGGACTTCGATTCGGTCCAGCGCGGCAACCCGGAGATGGAGCGCCGCGCGCAGGAAGTGATCAACGCGTGCTGGCAGCTCGGTGACGCCAACCCGATCCTGTCGATCCACGACGTCGGCGCGGGCGGCATCTCCAACGCTTTCCCGGAACTGGTGGACGGCGCCGACCGAGGCGCGCGCTTCGACCTGCGCCAGGTGCACCTGGAAGAGTCCGGCCTGTCGCCGGCGGAAATCTGGTGCAACGAGTCGCAGGAGCGCTATGTGCTGGCCATCGCGCCGGACAGCTTCCCGCAGTTCCAGGCCATGTGCCAGCGTGAGCGCTCGCCGTTCGCCGTGGTTGGCATCGCCACCGAAGAAAAGCAGCTGCAGCTGGTCGACGCCAGCGTCGACGCTGCGCTCAAGGAGCACTACGCCGTCGACATGCCGATGGACGTGCTGCTGGGCAAGCCGCCGCGCATGCACCGCGACGTCAAGCGCGTGGAAGAGGCATTGCCGGCCGTGGACGTGACCGGCATCAGCCTGGAGCAGGCGGTGCGCGACGTGCTGCGCCATCCGACGGTGGCCAGCAAGTCGTTCCTGATCAGCATTGGCGACCGCACCGTGGGCGGCATGAACGCGCGCGACCAGATGGTCGGCCCGTGGCAGGTGCCGGTGGCCGACGTAGCCGTGACCACGCTCGACTACAAGGGTAACGCCGGCGAGGCGATGACCATGGGCGAGCGCACCCCGCTGGCCGTGATCAACGCGCCGGCATCGGGTCGCATGGCGATCGGCGAGGCGCTAACCAACCTGGCGGCCGCGCCGGTCAAGGACCTGGGCAAGGTCAAGCTGTCGGCCAACTGGATGGCGGCCTGCGGCGTGGAAGGCGAAGACGCGAAGCTGTATGACACCGTGCACGCCGTCGGCATGGAACTGTGCCCGGCGCTGGGCATCAGCATCCCGGTCGGCAAGGATTCGCTGTCGATGCGCACCAAGTGGCAGGACGACGGCGTCAACAAGGAAGTGGTCGCGCCGGTATCGCTGATCATCTCGGCCTTTGCCGCGGTGGACGATGTCAACCGCACGCTGACCCCGCAACTGCGCACCGACGCCGGCGACACCGTGCTGATCGCTGTCGACCTGGGCCGTGGCAAGAACCGCATGGCCGGCAGCATCCTGGCGCAGGTCATGCAGCAGGTGGGCGACAGCGCCCCCGACGTCGACAATGCCGAAGACCTGAAGAACTTCTTCAACGTGATCCAGCGCCTGAACCGCGAAGGCAAGCTGCTGGCCTACCACGACCGTTCCGACGGCGGCTTCATGGCTGCGCTGGCGGAGATGGCCTTTGCCGGCCACTGTGGCGTGTCGCTAAACGTCGACATGCTGGCGCTGGACCCGCAGCAGGAGCAGGACTACGGCGACGCCAAGAACTGGGCGCAGCAGATTGCCGAGCGCCGCAACGACCAGACCCTGCGCGCGCTGTTCTCGGAAGAGCTGGGCGCGGTGGTGCAGGTGCGTATGGACGACCGCGACACGGTCTTCGCCGTGCTGCGCGAAGCCGGCCTTTCGGCCTGCAGCCATGTGGTGGGCAAGCCCAACGCGACCGACCAGATCGAGGTCTACCGCGATGCCAAGAAGGTCTTCGGCGCCTCGCGCACGGACCTGCAGCGCAACTGGAGCGAAGTCAGCTGGCGCATCTCGCGCCTGCGCGACAACCCGGCCTGCGCCGACAGCGAATACGACCGCCTGCTCGACGCCGCCGACCCAGGTATCAGCCCGGTGCTGACCTTCGATGCGGCCGAAGACATCGCCGCGCCGTTCATCGCCGCCGGCGCCCGTCCGCGCGTGGCCATCCTGCGCGAGCAGGGCGTCAACTCGCAGATCGAGATGGCGTACAGCATGGACCGCGCCGGCTTTGACACGCACGACGTGCACATGAGCGACCTGATCGCCGGCCGCGCCAACCTGGCCGACTTCAGCGGTTTCGTTGCCTGCGGCGGCTTCAGCTACGGCGACGTGCTGGGCGCGGGCGAGGGCTGGGCCAAGACCATCCTGTTCAACGCGCAGATGGCCGAGCAGTTCGCGGCCTTCTTCAACCGCCAGGACACTTTCGCGCTGGGCGTTTGCAACGGCTGCCAGATGATGAGCAACCTGGCCCCGATCATTCCGGGCGCGGGTGCGTGGCCCAAGTTCACGCGCAACCAGTCGGAGCAGTACGAAGCGCGCTACGTGACCGTGGAAGTGCAGTCCTCGCCGTCGATTTTCTTCGCTGGCATGGAAGGCAGCCGCATCCCGATCGTGGTTGCCCACGGCGAAGGGTTTGCCGACTTCTCGCAGCAGGGCAATATCGACCAGGCCCACGTGGCGCTGCGCTTTGTCGACAACTACGGTGCGGTCACGCAGGCCTATCCGCTCAACCCGAACGGCTCGCCCGACGGCATTACCTCGGTGACCACCGTCGATGGCCGCTTCACCGTGCTGATGCCGCACCCGGAACGCGTGTTCCGTGCCGCGACCATGAGCTGGGCGCCGGATGCGTGGAAGCAGGTTGCCGACGGCGGCAGCCCGTGGATGCGGATGTTCCGCAATGCGCGGAAGTGGGTGGGGTAA
- a CDS encoding 3-(methylthio)propionyl-CoA ligase — MALMGQMMSAPLLISSIIKHAARYYGSTEIVSRRTEGDLHRYTYRDCELRARKLAQALGALGVKQGERVGTLAWNGYRHLEIYYGVSGMGAVCHTINPRLFPEQIAYIVNHAEDGYVFFDLTFLPLVEGVAPHCPNVKGWVAMTDRAHMPAESKVPLLCYEELIDAQDGNYEWPQFDENQASSLCYTSGTTGNPKGALYSHRSTVLHSYASALPDALGCSASDVILPVVPMFHVNAWGLPYSVPLVGAKLVLPGAKLDGASIYELFEQEKVTFSAGVPTVWLGLLQHVQSNKLKFSTFRRTVIGGSAAPPAMIRALEALDVEVIHAWGMTEMSPLGTSCKLLAKHQDLSDADRHKIQEKQGRVIFGVDMKIVDGDGNELPWDGKAFGDLMVRGPWIIDRYFRNDANPLADGWFPTGDVATIDADGFMQITDRSKDVIKSGGEWISSIDIENVAAAHPAVHMAACISAYHPKWDERPLLVVVKKPGAEVTREELLQFFEGKVAKWWIPDDVAFVTEIPLTATGKMQKLKLREQFKDYKLPTA; from the coding sequence ATGGCATTGATGGGTCAAATGATGAGCGCGCCGCTGCTCATTTCCTCCATCATCAAACACGCCGCGCGTTACTACGGCAGCACCGAGATCGTCTCGCGGCGCACGGAGGGCGACCTGCATCGCTATACGTACCGCGATTGCGAACTGCGCGCCCGCAAGCTTGCGCAGGCGCTGGGCGCACTGGGCGTGAAGCAGGGCGAGCGCGTCGGCACGCTGGCCTGGAACGGCTACCGCCACCTGGAGATCTACTACGGCGTGTCCGGCATGGGCGCCGTCTGCCATACCATCAACCCGCGCCTGTTCCCCGAGCAGATTGCCTATATCGTCAACCACGCGGAAGACGGCTATGTCTTCTTCGACCTGACCTTCCTGCCACTGGTGGAAGGCGTTGCGCCGCATTGCCCCAACGTCAAGGGGTGGGTGGCGATGACCGACCGCGCGCATATGCCGGCCGAATCCAAGGTGCCGCTGCTGTGCTACGAGGAGCTGATCGACGCGCAGGACGGCAACTACGAATGGCCGCAGTTCGACGAGAACCAGGCGTCGAGCCTGTGCTATACGTCGGGCACCACCGGCAATCCCAAGGGCGCGCTGTATTCGCACCGCTCGACGGTGCTGCACTCGTATGCGTCGGCACTGCCCGACGCGCTGGGCTGCTCCGCCAGCGACGTGATCCTGCCCGTGGTGCCGATGTTCCACGTCAATGCCTGGGGCCTGCCGTACTCGGTGCCGCTGGTCGGCGCCAAGCTGGTGCTGCCGGGTGCCAAGCTGGACGGGGCCTCGATCTATGAACTGTTCGAGCAGGAGAAGGTGACCTTCTCCGCCGGCGTGCCGACGGTGTGGCTCGGCCTGCTCCAGCACGTGCAGTCGAACAAGCTCAAGTTTTCCACCTTCCGCCGCACCGTGATCGGCGGCTCGGCCGCGCCGCCGGCGATGATCCGCGCGCTCGAGGCGCTGGATGTGGAAGTGATCCACGCTTGGGGCATGACCGAGATGTCGCCGCTGGGCACGTCGTGCAAGCTGCTGGCCAAGCACCAGGACCTGTCCGACGCCGACCGCCACAAGATCCAGGAAAAGCAGGGCCGCGTGATCTTCGGCGTCGACATGAAGATTGTCGATGGCGACGGCAACGAGCTGCCGTGGGACGGCAAGGCCTTCGGCGACCTGATGGTGCGCGGGCCGTGGATCATCGACCGCTACTTCCGCAACGATGCCAATCCGCTGGCCGACGGCTGGTTCCCGACTGGCGACGTCGCCACCATCGACGCCGATGGCTTCATGCAGATCACCGACCGCAGCAAGGACGTGATCAAGTCCGGCGGCGAATGGATCTCGTCGATTGATATCGAGAACGTCGCCGCCGCGCACCCCGCGGTGCATATGGCGGCCTGCATCTCAGCCTACCACCCCAAGTGGGATGAACGCCCGCTGCTGGTTGTGGTGAAGAAGCCCGGCGCCGAAGTCACCCGCGAAGAATTGCTGCAGTTCTTCGAGGGCAAGGTCGCCAAGTGGTGGATCCCGGACGACGTGGCCTTTGTCACCGAGATCCCGCTGACCGCCACCGGCAAGATGCAGAAGCTCAAGCTGCGCGAGCAGTTCAAGGACTACAAGCTGCCGACCGCCTGA
- a CDS encoding cytosine permease, whose translation MNQKVQSSPAVDADYMFTPVPPDARRTTWKQVAVWVGFSYVATGLFIGGTLAGPAGGAGVSFPMALLAIAIGMGILFVLTSLLGVIAQRTGLSLALLCRYAYGAKGMNLPMLTLGWFSAITGMVGDIWGAFIGNPSGITVLDPARLGFDIAPITLEVFLACVTCGLLFTATSMSGMKGLERLAVAVAPVIMLIAVLVLVYLLLHPVLNAKAQPLAENAS comes from the coding sequence ATGAATCAGAAGGTGCAGTCGTCCCCGGCAGTCGATGCAGACTATATGTTTACCCCGGTCCCGCCCGACGCACGCAGGACGACCTGGAAACAGGTGGCGGTATGGGTGGGGTTTAGCTACGTTGCCACCGGCCTGTTCATCGGCGGCACGCTGGCCGGGCCGGCGGGCGGCGCGGGTGTTTCCTTCCCCATGGCCTTGCTGGCCATCGCCATCGGCATGGGCATCCTGTTCGTGCTGACGTCGCTGCTGGGCGTCATCGCGCAACGAACCGGGCTGAGCCTGGCGCTGCTGTGCCGCTATGCCTATGGCGCAAAAGGCATGAACCTGCCGATGCTGACGCTGGGCTGGTTCTCCGCCATCACCGGCATGGTGGGCGACATCTGGGGCGCGTTCATCGGCAATCCGAGCGGCATCACCGTGCTTGACCCGGCCCGCCTGGGATTCGACATCGCGCCGATCACGCTGGAAGTGTTCCTGGCATGCGTGACCTGCGGCCTGCTGTTCACCGCGACCTCGATGTCCGGCATGAAAGGGCTGGAGCGGCTGGCGGTGGCGGTGGCGCCCGTCATCATGCTGATCGCGGTGCTGGTACTGGTGTACCTGCTGTTGCATCCGGTCCTGAACGCGAAAGCGCAGCCGCTGGCGGAGAACGCATCATGA
- a CDS encoding BolA family protein, whose translation MAADPATIEAMLREALAPSHLAVRDDSALHAGHAGAASGGGHYHVTIVSERFTGHSRVARHRMVYDALRGLFPAQIHALAVTAFTDQEYQSRASSHYSSSNSQT comes from the coding sequence ATGGCAGCCGATCCCGCTACTATCGAGGCGATGCTGCGCGAAGCGCTCGCCCCCAGCCACCTGGCCGTGCGCGACGACAGCGCGCTGCACGCCGGACATGCCGGCGCCGCATCCGGCGGCGGACATTACCACGTGACAATCGTCAGCGAGCGCTTTACGGGTCACAGCCGGGTTGCACGACACCGCATGGTGTATGATGCGCTGCGCGGTCTGTTCCCCGCGCAGATCCACGCACTTGCCGTGACTGCGTTCACCGACCAAGAGTACCAATCCCGCGCATCATCACACTATTCTTCCAGCAACTCTCAGACCTGA
- a CDS encoding protein adenylyltransferase SelO, with amino-acid sequence MPDTPQSQAPQPSDTATPATLSVPFRTAPGFAELGMQFFTRLRPTPLPSPYLVGVAPAAAALLGWDANIGSREDFIETFVGNQVPDWADPLASVYSGHQFGVWAGQLGDGRAIRLAQAETATGPWEVQLKGAGLTPYSRMADGRAVLRSSIREYLCSEAMAALGVPTTRALSIMGSDAPVRRETIETAAVVTRLSPTFIRFGHFEHFAAHDDVAALRKLADFVIDNFMPACRDDTQPYQALLREVSLRTADLIAHWQAVGFCHGVMNTDNMSILGLTIDYGPFGFLDAFDANHICNHSDTQGRYAYSQQPQVAFWNLHCLAQALLPLWLAPEDADKEGARDAAVEAARAALDPFRERYAAAFFRHYRAKLGLRPPAGGDDKSDEPLLTSLFQLLHGQRVDYTLFWRKLCGISSTDAARDAPVRDLFLDRAAFDTWVADYRVRLRAEQSHDAARELEMLAVNPKYVLRNHLAETAIRHAGEKDFTEVDRLLAVLSRPFDEQPEAEHYAALPPDWASGLEVSCSS; translated from the coding sequence ATGCCAGACACGCCCCAGTCACAAGCTCCGCAGCCCTCCGACACAGCCACGCCGGCCACGCTGTCCGTGCCCTTTCGCACCGCGCCCGGCTTCGCCGAACTCGGCATGCAGTTCTTTACGCGCCTGCGTCCCACGCCGCTGCCGTCACCCTACCTGGTGGGGGTGGCGCCGGCCGCGGCGGCGCTGCTCGGCTGGGACGCCAACATCGGCAGCCGCGAGGACTTTATCGAGACCTTTGTCGGCAACCAGGTGCCGGACTGGGCCGACCCGCTCGCCAGCGTATATTCCGGGCACCAGTTCGGGGTGTGGGCCGGCCAGCTCGGCGATGGCCGTGCCATCCGCCTGGCGCAGGCCGAGACCGCCACCGGCCCGTGGGAAGTCCAGCTCAAGGGCGCGGGCCTGACGCCCTACTCGCGCATGGCCGATGGCCGCGCGGTGCTGCGCTCGTCGATCCGTGAGTACCTCTGCTCCGAAGCCATGGCCGCACTGGGCGTGCCGACCACTCGCGCACTGTCGATCATGGGCTCGGACGCGCCGGTGCGCCGCGAGACCATCGAGACCGCCGCGGTGGTGACCAGGCTGTCGCCGACCTTTATCCGCTTCGGGCACTTCGAACATTTCGCCGCGCACGACGACGTGGCCGCGCTGCGCAAGCTGGCGGATTTCGTCATCGACAACTTCATGCCCGCGTGCCGCGACGACACCCAGCCCTACCAGGCGCTGCTGCGCGAGGTCTCGCTGCGCACCGCCGACCTGATCGCGCACTGGCAGGCGGTGGGCTTCTGCCATGGCGTGATGAATACCGACAATATGTCGATCCTGGGCCTGACCATCGACTACGGCCCGTTCGGCTTCCTCGATGCATTCGACGCCAACCATATCTGCAACCACTCCGACACGCAGGGCCGCTACGCCTACAGCCAGCAGCCGCAGGTGGCGTTCTGGAACCTGCACTGCCTGGCCCAGGCGCTGCTGCCGCTGTGGCTGGCACCGGAGGATGCCGACAAGGAAGGCGCGCGCGACGCCGCCGTGGAAGCCGCGCGCGCGGCGCTGGACCCGTTCCGCGAGCGCTATGCCGCGGCGTTCTTCCGCCACTACCGCGCCAAGCTGGGCCTGCGCCCGCCTGCCGGCGGCGACGACAAGAGCGATGAGCCACTGCTGACCAGCCTGTTCCAGCTGTTGCACGGCCAGCGCGTGGACTACACGCTGTTCTGGCGCAAGCTGTGCGGCATTTCATCCACCGATGCCGCGCGCGACGCGCCGGTGCGCGACCTGTTCCTGGATCGTGCCGCCTTTGACACGTGGGTGGCCGACTATCGCGTGCGCCTGCGCGCCGAGCAGTCGCACGATGCCGCGCGCGAACTGGAAATGCTGGCGGTCAACCCCAAATACGTGCTGCGCAACCACCTGGCCGAAACCGCGATCCGGCACGCCGGCGAGAAGGACTTCACCGAAGTGGACCGGCTGCTGGCAGTGCTATCGCGCCCCTTCGACGAACAGCCGGAGGCAGAACACTACGCGGCGCTGCCGCCGGACTGGGCGTCCGGCCTGGAGGTCAGTTGCTCGTCGTGA
- a CDS encoding septation protein A: MKFLFDLFPVILFFAAFKLADIYTATAVAIGATVLQIGWVWFRHRKVEPMQWVSLLIIAVFGGATLVLHNETFIKWKPTVLYWMFAVALLGSVIGWRKNLIRAMMEKQVTLPDPVWARLNAAWAGFFAAMGVLNLYVAYQFSTETWVNFKLFGSMGMMLVFIVAQSVWLSRHMPENSQD, from the coding sequence ATGAAATTCCTGTTCGACCTGTTCCCGGTCATCCTGTTTTTTGCCGCCTTCAAGCTGGCTGACATCTACACCGCCACCGCCGTGGCCATTGGCGCCACGGTGCTGCAGATCGGCTGGGTCTGGTTCCGCCACCGCAAGGTCGAGCCGATGCAGTGGGTCAGCCTGCTGATCATCGCGGTGTTCGGCGGCGCCACGCTGGTGCTGCACAACGAGACCTTCATCAAGTGGAAGCCGACCGTGCTCTACTGGATGTTCGCGGTGGCGCTGCTGGGCTCGGTGATCGGCTGGCGCAAGAACCTGATCCGCGCCATGATGGAAAAACAGGTGACCCTGCCCGACCCGGTGTGGGCGCGGCTGAACGCCGCCTGGGCCGGCTTCTTTGCCGCCATGGGCGTGCTGAACCTGTACGTGGCCTACCAGTTCTCGACCGAGACCTGGGTCAACTTCAAGCTGTTCGGCAGCATGGGGATGATGCTGGTGTTCATCGTCGCCCAGAGTGTCTGGCTGTCGCGCCACATGCCCGAGAACAGCCAGGACTGA
- the msrB gene encoding peptide-methionine (R)-S-oxide reductase MsrB, translated as MTTTKTDAEWREQLSDIEYRVTREAATERPFTGRYWDHWDNGIYHCVGCGTPLFESATKFDAGCGWPSYFRAINGEVIAEHVDHSHGMTRVEVRCKECGSHLGHVFEDGPAPTGLRYCINSAALKFDDRDPAQRAADDAHAAGSGDKPRRDPQR; from the coding sequence ATGACCACCACCAAGACCGACGCCGAGTGGCGTGAACAACTCTCCGACATCGAATACCGCGTGACCCGCGAGGCCGCCACCGAGCGCCCGTTCACCGGCCGCTACTGGGACCACTGGGACAACGGCATCTACCACTGCGTGGGCTGCGGCACGCCGCTGTTCGAATCCGCCACCAAGTTCGATGCCGGCTGCGGCTGGCCCAGCTATTTCCGCGCCATCAACGGCGAGGTGATTGCCGAGCACGTCGACCACAGCCACGGCATGACGCGGGTAGAGGTACGCTGCAAGGAATGCGGCAGCCATCTGGGCCATGTCTTCGAAGATGGCCCCGCCCCGACCGGTCTGCGCTATTGCATCAACTCGGCTGCGCTAAAATTCGATGATCGCGACCCGGCACAGCGTGCGGCGGATGATGCCCACGCCGCCGGCAGCGGCGACAAACCCCGGCGCGACCCGCAGCGCTGA
- a CDS encoding peptidylprolyl isomerase: MKTTVLSFSLAAVLAAGSLPAIAQNAAVVNGKAISSAKLDKLIAGTGQPDNPELRSRARNMLIDRELLSQEANKRGLTQRDDVQEQLEQARLNVLAGAVFEDYVKTHGASDAELRKQYDKIKSQFGNGKEYHARHILVEKEADAKAIITKIKGGAKFEDMAKASSKDPGSAANGGDLDWANSSSYVPEFSAAMTGLKKGQLTDTPVKTQFGWHIIELVDVRDAKIPSFEEVKPQLTQMLMGDQNWQREQFQAMMKSLKDKAKIQ; the protein is encoded by the coding sequence ATGAAGACCACCGTCCTCTCGTTCAGCCTGGCGGCTGTGCTTGCTGCCGGCAGCCTGCCGGCCATCGCCCAGAATGCCGCCGTCGTGAATGGCAAGGCCATTTCATCGGCAAAGCTGGACAAGTTGATCGCCGGCACCGGCCAGCCCGACAACCCGGAGCTGCGCTCGCGCGCACGCAACATGCTGATCGACCGCGAACTGCTCTCGCAGGAAGCCAACAAGCGCGGCCTGACCCAGCGCGACGACGTGCAGGAACAACTGGAACAGGCCCGCCTGAACGTGCTGGCCGGCGCAGTGTTCGAAGACTACGTGAAGACCCACGGCGCCAGCGACGCCGAGTTGCGCAAGCAGTACGACAAGATCAAGTCGCAGTTTGGCAACGGCAAGGAATACCACGCCCGCCATATCCTGGTGGAAAAGGAAGCCGACGCCAAGGCGATCATCACCAAGATCAAGGGCGGCGCCAAGTTTGAGGACATGGCCAAGGCCTCGTCCAAGGACCCGGGCTCCGCGGCCAACGGCGGCGACCTGGACTGGGCCAACAGCAGCAGCTACGTGCCTGAGTTCTCGGCAGCCATGACCGGCCTGAAGAAGGGCCAGCTGACCGATACGCCGGTCAAGACCCAGTTCGGCTGGCATATCATCGAACTGGTCGACGTGCGCGACGCCAAGATCCCGTCGTTCGAAGAGGTCAAGCCGCAGTTGACGCAGATGCTGATGGGGGACCAGAACTGGCAGCGCGAGCAGTTCCAGGCCATGATGAAGTCACTCAAGGACAAGGCCAAGATCCAGTAA